One segment of Oreochromis niloticus isolate F11D_XX linkage group LG8, O_niloticus_UMD_NMBU, whole genome shotgun sequence DNA contains the following:
- the LOC100704579 gene encoding aquaporin-8, protein MFHDKTNHLTSSSYISWEYKQLEEGGASQRKNVYVRMSLLHHWLIYRTVCRSYCSPPVEVEGVKHRAGGFKYSMSGLESKTEVFTVTEMGEPEVEKDIGNRSKIQSKYELYVQPCLAELLGTCLFVFVGCSSVIGNVETGGVIQPALAHGLALGVLITVFGQISGGHFNPAVSLSIYLCGGMKLILLVPYIVAQLAGGVVGAFLSKAVYPSNNYTASLGGAFKAVSADAGRSTLVEMLLTLILTMVVCLGAVNRKTQTDWVPFCIGLTVAANIFAGGTLSGACMNPARAFGPAMAANHWDNHWVFWVGPVAGALLTVSIIRLLIGDHKTRVVLK, encoded by the exons ATGTTCCACGACAAGACTAATCACTTAACAAGCTCATCTTATATATCTTGGGAGTATAAACAATTGGAGGAAGGAGGGGCATCACAGCGAAAAAATGTGTACGTGCGTATGTCCCTTTTGCATCATTGGCTTATATACAGAACTGTATGCCGATCGTACTGTAGTCCACCAGTGGAAGTGGAGGGAGTCAAGCACAGGGCAGGAGGTTTCAAATACAGCATGTCAGGGCTAGAAAGTAAGACAGAGGTCTTCACAGTAACCGAAATGGGGGAGCCGGAGGTGGAGAAAGACATTGGCAACAGAAGTAAGATACAATCCAAATATGAGCTGTACGTGCAGCCCTGTCTGGCTGAGCTGTTGGGAACctgcttgtttgtgtttgtggggTGTTCCTCTGTTATCGGGAACGTGGAAACGGGGGGTGTCATCCAGCCTGCCCTGGCACATGGACTGGCCCTGGGAGTGCTGATCACAGTGTTTGGGCAAATCAG CGGGGGGCACTTTAATCCTGCAGTGTCTCTGAGCATCTACCTGTGCGGGGGGATGAAGCTGATTTTGCTCGTACCTTACATCGTAGCTCAGCTGGCCGGAGGAGTGGTTGGTGCTTTTTTGTCAAAG GCAGTGTATCCCTCTAACAACTATACCGCTTCCCTCGGAGGAGCCTTTAAAGCGGTCTCTGCTGACGCTGGTAGATCCACCCTGGTAGAAATGTTGTTGACCCTGATCCTCACCATGGTGGTGTGCCTGGGGGCCGTcaacaggaaaacacaaacagactggGTTCCTTTTTGCATTGGCCTCACTGTGGCCGCCAACATATTTGCTGG AGGGACTTTGTCTGGAGCTTGCATGAACCCTGCCCGTGCCTTTGGTCCTGCCATGGCTGCCAACCACTGGGACAATCACTGGGTCTTCTGGGTTGGACCTGTTGCTGGTGCACTGCTAACTGTCAGCATCATCAG GTTGTTGATCGGTGACCATAAAACCCGAGTTGTGCTAAAGTGA
- the aqp8a.2 gene encoding aquaporin-8a.2 isoform X1 has translation MGEEQIEMGDSSLMEPMKTKPVLKPQPNKYERLFQPCLAEIVGTLFFVFIGCVSVIENVPEAGRLQPALVHGLAVAVLVAVMDKISGSHFNPPFTVAIYLCGGMDLMMAGLYIVCQLIGGVVGAGMAKLMTPPERFINATGAAFTILKSDSQLSRAIFGEVAMTCLITLVVLLVAVNTKTKTPLAPFLVGCTVIINVLAGGDISGTCLNPARAFGPAVVTGYWTYHWVYWVGPIGGSLVAAALVRIILGDDKLRLIMK, from the exons ATGGGCGAGGAGCAAATTGAAATGGGAGATTCTTCTCTAATGGAGCCTATGAAGACTAAACCCGTGTTGAAACCTCAACCTAACAAATACGAGAGATTGTTCCAGCCCTGCTTGGCTGAAATTGTGGGGACcttgttctttgttttcatcggctgtgtgtctgtgatcgAGAACGTACCAGAAGCTGGACGGCTACAGCCAGCCCTGGTGCACGGGCTGGCTGTAGCCGTGCTGGTGGCTGTCATGGATAAAATCAG TGGCTCTCACTTTAACCCTCCCTTCACTGTTGCCATCTACCTGTGTGGAGGCATGGACCTGATGATGGCGGGGCTCTATATTGTCTGCCAGCTGATTGGAGGAGTGGTGGGAGCTGGAATGGCCAAG CTGATGACCCCTCCAGAACGCTTCATCAATGCCACGGGAGCAGCGTTTACTATCCTCAAGTCAGACAGCCAGCTGTCACGAGCCATATTCGGAGAGGTGGCCATGACCTGCCTGATAACTTTGGTGGTGCTGCTGGTGGCCGTCAATACCAAGACGAAAACCCCGTTGGCTCCTTTCCTGGTGGGCTGTACGGTCATAATCAACGTCTTGGCAGG GGGTGATATATCAGGGACGTGTCTAAATCCTGCCAGGGCTTTCGGTCCAGCTGTGGTGACCGGCTACTGGACTTACCACTGGGTGTACTGGGTCGGACCCATTGGGGGAAGTCTTGTGGCTGCTGCTTTGGTCAG GATCATTCTGGGTGATGATAAACTACGACTCATAATGAAATGA
- the aqp8a.2 gene encoding aquaporin-8a.2 isoform X2 — translation MGEEQIEMGDSSLMEPMKTKPVLKPQPNKYERLFQPCLAEIVGTLFFVFIGCVSVIENVPVAVLVAVMDKISGSHFNPPFTVAIYLCGGMDLMMAGLYIVCQLIGGVVGAGMAKLMTPPERFINATGAAFTILKSDSQLSRAIFGEVAMTCLITLVVLLVAVNTKTKTPLAPFLVGCTVIINVLAGGDISGTCLNPARAFGPAVVTGYWTYHWVYWVGPIGGSLVAAALVRIILGDDKLRLIMK, via the exons ATGGGCGAGGAGCAAATTGAAATGGGAGATTCTTCTCTAATGGAGCCTATGAAGACTAAACCCGTGTTGAAACCTCAACCTAACAAATACGAGAGATTGTTCCAGCCCTGCTTGGCTGAAATTGTGGGGACcttgttctttgttttcatcggctgtgtgtctgtgatcgAGAACGTAC CTGTAGCCGTGCTGGTGGCTGTCATGGATAAAATCAG TGGCTCTCACTTTAACCCTCCCTTCACTGTTGCCATCTACCTGTGTGGAGGCATGGACCTGATGATGGCGGGGCTCTATATTGTCTGCCAGCTGATTGGAGGAGTGGTGGGAGCTGGAATGGCCAAG CTGATGACCCCTCCAGAACGCTTCATCAATGCCACGGGAGCAGCGTTTACTATCCTCAAGTCAGACAGCCAGCTGTCACGAGCCATATTCGGAGAGGTGGCCATGACCTGCCTGATAACTTTGGTGGTGCTGCTGGTGGCCGTCAATACCAAGACGAAAACCCCGTTGGCTCCTTTCCTGGTGGGCTGTACGGTCATAATCAACGTCTTGGCAGG GGGTGATATATCAGGGACGTGTCTAAATCCTGCCAGGGCTTTCGGTCCAGCTGTGGTGACCGGCTACTGGACTTACCACTGGGTGTACTGGGTCGGACCCATTGGGGGAAGTCTTGTGGCTGCTGCTTTGGTCAG GATCATTCTGGGTGATGATAAACTACGACTCATAATGAAATGA
- the hbae5 gene encoding hemoglobin, alpha embryonic 5 produces MSLTEKDKAAVKALWAKISKSVDAIGAEALGRMLLVYPQTKTYFSHWPDLTPGSAPVVSHGKQIMGGVTEAMSKIDNLRGGLLELSELHAFKLRVDPSNFKILAQTIMVVVAAMFPNDFTPEAHVAFDKFLAAVALGLSERYR; encoded by the exons ATGAGTCTGactgagaaagacaaagctgccGTCAAGGCACTCTGGGCCAAGATCTCCAAGTCTGTGGATGCTATTGGAGCCGAAGCTTTGGGCAG GATGCTCCTCGTGTATCCGCAAACCAAGACTTACTTCTCCCACTGGCCGGACCTGACTCCCGGTTCTGCCCCCGTGGTGAGTCACGGAAAGCAGATCATGGGTGGAGTCACTGAGGCCATGTCCAAGATTGACAACCTGCGCGGCGGCCTGCTGGAACTGAGCGAGCTGCACGCCTTCAAGCTGAGGGTGGACCCATCTAACTTCAAG ATCTTGGCTCAGACCATTATGGTGGTGGTCGCCGCTATGTTCCCTAACGATTTCACCCCGGAAGCTCATGTCGCCTTCGACAAATTCTTGGCAGCCGTGGCCCTGGGTCTCTCTGAGAGATACCGTTGA
- the hbbe2 gene encoding hemoglobin beta embryonic-2: protein MVEWSEKERSIITNIFSNLDYEDVGPKALVRCLVVYPWTQRYFASFGNLYNAEAISTNPKVAAHGIKVLHGLDRAVKNMDNIKATYAELSVLHSEKLHVDPDNFKLLSDCLTIVVAGKLGSAFTPEVQATFQKFLAVVVSALGKQYH from the exons ATGGTTGAGTGGAGCGAAAAGGAACGCAGCATCATCACCAACATCTTTTCCAACCTGGACTATGAAGATGTTGGCCCCAAGGCTCTGGTCAG GTGTCTGGTCGTTTACCCCTGGACTCAGAGGTATTTCGCCTCCTTCGGTAACCTCTACAACGCCGAGGCCATCAGCACCAACCCGAAAGTCGCTGCCCACGGAATCAAAGTGCTCCACGGTCTGGACCGCGCTGTGAAGAACATGGACAACATTAAGGCCACCTACGCCGAGCTGAGCGTCCTGCACTCAGAGAAGCTGCACGTCGACCCCGACAACTTCAAG CTGCTTTCTGACTGCCTGACCATTGTTGTTGCTGGAAAACTGGGTTCCGCTTTCACCCCAGAGGTTCAGGCTACCTTCCAGAAGTTCTTGGCCGTAGTGGTGTCCGCTCTCGGAAAGCAGTACCACTAA